In Drosophila nasuta strain 15112-1781.00 chromosome 2R, ASM2355853v1, whole genome shotgun sequence, a single genomic region encodes these proteins:
- the LOC132787688 gene encoding microtubule-associated protein tau isoform X10, producing MADVMEKSSVLEAAVPTTMADPRPTQPTLQQEAQLQQPQLPLLQQQQQQQQQQQPPQQLQQQQQPQQKVEPAQATRAGHEQKEGDNDSGVDESTQEKDRNGPNSPSSPVKTPTSSSSKPDKSGISRPPSATPSNKSASKSRSTSKNRLLLKTPEPEPAKKVPMNKVQVGHAPSPNLKAVRSKIGSLDNATYKPGGGNVKIESKKIDIKAAPRIEAKNDKYMPKGGEKKIVTTKLQWNAKSKIGSLDNAAHKPGGGDKKIETLKMNFNDKAKSKVGSKDNVKHQPGGGDIKIQSQKIEIKAQSKVGSLDNVKHKPGGGEKKIFDDKDYLKNVEHSVALTTPPTQSPQPSMTASTSGADENLNQQS from the exons ATGGCGGATGTCATGGAGAAAAGCTCTGTGCTGGAAGCTGCTgtgccaacaacaatggccGACCCGCGCCCCACGCAGCCCACGCTGCAACAGGAAGCGCAGCTCCAACAGCCGCAGTTACcattgttgcaacaacaacaacagcaacaacaacaacaacaaccgccgcagcaactacaacaacaacaacaaccacaacagaaAGTGGAGCCGGCTCAAGCGACTCGAGCTGGACACGAGCAGAAAG AAGGTGACAATGACAGCGGCGTGGATGAGTCCACTCAAGAGAAG GATCGCAACGGACCGAATTCACCGAGTTCACCGGTTAAGACGCCCACATCGAGCTCCTCGAAGCCAGACAAGTCGGGCATCTCCAGGCCACCGAGTGCCACACCGTCGAATAAATCAGCATCCAAGTCGCGCAGCACCTCCAAGAATCGTCTGCTGCTCAAGACACCCGAACCCGAGCCGGCCAAGAAAG TTCCAATGAACAAGGTACAGGTTGGCCATGCGCCGTCGCCCAATCTGAAGGCGGTACGTTCGAAAATCGGTTCGCTGGATAATGCCACCTACAAACCAGGCGGCGGTAATGTGAAAATCGAGTCGAAGAAGATCGACATTAAGGCTGCACCACGCATCGAGGCCAAGAACGACAAATATATGCCCAAAGGCGGCGAGAAGAAG ATAGTTACAACAAAGTTGCAGTGGAATGCCAAGTCGAAAATTGGCTCATTGGACAATGCGGCACATAAGCCTGGTGGCGGCGACAAGAAGATCGAGACACTGAAAATGAACTTCAATGACAAGGCCAAGTCAAAGGTTGGCTCCAAGGACAATGTGAAGCATCAGCCCGGCGGTGGCGACATCAAG ATACAATcgcaaaaaatagaaattaagGCACAAAGCAAAGTTGGCTCTTTGGATAATGTAAAGCACAAGCCCGGTGGCGGTGAAAAGAAGATTTTCGATGATAAGgattatttgaaaaatgttgaacACTCTGTTGCACTGACAACACCACCAACACAG AGTCCACAACCATCCATGACGGCTTCAACAAGCGGCGCTGATGAAAATTTGAATCAACAAagttaa
- the LOC132787688 gene encoding microtubule-associated protein tau isoform X9: protein MADVMEKSSVLEAAVPTTMADPRPTQPTLQQEAQLQQPQLPLLQQQQQQQQQQQPPQQLQQQQQPQQKVEPAQATRAGHEQKEGDNDSGVDESTQEKDRNGPNSPSSPVKTPTSSSSKPDKSGISRPPSATPSNKSASKSRSTSKNRLLLKTPEPEPAKKVPMNKVQVGHAPSPNLKAVRSKIGSLDNATYKPGGGNVKIESKKIDIKAAPRIEAKNDKYMPKGGEKKIVTTKLQWNAKSKIGSLDNAAHKPGGGDKKIETLKMNFNDKAKSKVGSKDNVKHQPGGGDIKIQSQKIEIKAQSKVGSLDNVKHKPGGGEKKIFDDKDYLKNVEHSVALTTPPTQFAAQGRLVATIHLEFGLCNSDCVCNDIFESLFK, encoded by the exons ATGGCGGATGTCATGGAGAAAAGCTCTGTGCTGGAAGCTGCTgtgccaacaacaatggccGACCCGCGCCCCACGCAGCCCACGCTGCAACAGGAAGCGCAGCTCCAACAGCCGCAGTTACcattgttgcaacaacaacaacagcaacaacaacaacaacaaccgccgcagcaactacaacaacaacaacaaccacaacagaaAGTGGAGCCGGCTCAAGCGACTCGAGCTGGACACGAGCAGAAAG AAGGTGACAATGACAGCGGCGTGGATGAGTCCACTCAAGAGAAG GATCGCAACGGACCGAATTCACCGAGTTCACCGGTTAAGACGCCCACATCGAGCTCCTCGAAGCCAGACAAGTCGGGCATCTCCAGGCCACCGAGTGCCACACCGTCGAATAAATCAGCATCCAAGTCGCGCAGCACCTCCAAGAATCGTCTGCTGCTCAAGACACCCGAACCCGAGCCGGCCAAGAAAG TTCCAATGAACAAGGTACAGGTTGGCCATGCGCCGTCGCCCAATCTGAAGGCGGTACGTTCGAAAATCGGTTCGCTGGATAATGCCACCTACAAACCAGGCGGCGGTAATGTGAAAATCGAGTCGAAGAAGATCGACATTAAGGCTGCACCACGCATCGAGGCCAAGAACGACAAATATATGCCCAAAGGCGGCGAGAAGAAG ATAGTTACAACAAAGTTGCAGTGGAATGCCAAGTCGAAAATTGGCTCATTGGACAATGCGGCACATAAGCCTGGTGGCGGCGACAAGAAGATCGAGACACTGAAAATGAACTTCAATGACAAGGCCAAGTCAAAGGTTGGCTCCAAGGACAATGTGAAGCATCAGCCCGGCGGTGGCGACATCAAG ATACAATcgcaaaaaatagaaattaagGCACAAAGCAAAGTTGGCTCTTTGGATAATGTAAAGCACAAGCCCGGTGGCGGTGAAAAGAAGATTTTCGATGATAAGgattatttgaaaaatgttgaacACTCTGTTGCACTGACAACACCACCAACACAG TTCGCTGCGCAAGGTCGCTTGGTGGCCACCATACACCTAGAATTCGGTCTTTGTAACTCTGACTGTGTGTGTAACGATATATTTGAGTCGCTTTTTAAGTGA
- the LOC132787688 gene encoding microtubule-associated protein tau isoform X8: MADVMEKSSVLEAAVPTTMADPRPTQPTLQQEAQLQQPQLPLLQQQQQQQQQQQPPQQLQQQQQPQQKVEPAQATRAGHEQKEGDNDSGVDESTQEKDRNGPNSPSSPVKTPTSSSSKPDKSGISRPPSATPSNKSASKSRSTSKNRLLLKTPEPEPAKKVPMNKVQVGHAPSPNLKAVRSKIGSLDNATYKPGGGNVKIESKKIDIKAAPRIEAKNDKYMPKGGEKKIVTTKLQWNAKSKIGSLDNAAHKPGGGDKKIETLKMNFNDKAKSKVGSKDNVKHQPGGGDIKDNDAKDIQSQKIEIKAQSKVGSLDNVKHKPGGGEKKIFDDKDYLKNVEHSVALTTPPTQFAAQGRLVATIHLEFGLCNSDCVCNDIFESLFK; encoded by the exons ATGGCGGATGTCATGGAGAAAAGCTCTGTGCTGGAAGCTGCTgtgccaacaacaatggccGACCCGCGCCCCACGCAGCCCACGCTGCAACAGGAAGCGCAGCTCCAACAGCCGCAGTTACcattgttgcaacaacaacaacagcaacaacaacaacaacaaccgccgcagcaactacaacaacaacaacaaccacaacagaaAGTGGAGCCGGCTCAAGCGACTCGAGCTGGACACGAGCAGAAAG AAGGTGACAATGACAGCGGCGTGGATGAGTCCACTCAAGAGAAG GATCGCAACGGACCGAATTCACCGAGTTCACCGGTTAAGACGCCCACATCGAGCTCCTCGAAGCCAGACAAGTCGGGCATCTCCAGGCCACCGAGTGCCACACCGTCGAATAAATCAGCATCCAAGTCGCGCAGCACCTCCAAGAATCGTCTGCTGCTCAAGACACCCGAACCCGAGCCGGCCAAGAAAG TTCCAATGAACAAGGTACAGGTTGGCCATGCGCCGTCGCCCAATCTGAAGGCGGTACGTTCGAAAATCGGTTCGCTGGATAATGCCACCTACAAACCAGGCGGCGGTAATGTGAAAATCGAGTCGAAGAAGATCGACATTAAGGCTGCACCACGCATCGAGGCCAAGAACGACAAATATATGCCCAAAGGCGGCGAGAAGAAG ATAGTTACAACAAAGTTGCAGTGGAATGCCAAGTCGAAAATTGGCTCATTGGACAATGCGGCACATAAGCCTGGTGGCGGCGACAAGAAGATCGAGACACTGAAAATGAACTTCAATGACAAGGCCAAGTCAAAGGTTGGCTCCAAGGACAATGTGAAGCATCAGCCCGGCGGTGGCGACATCAAG GATAACGACGCAAAGGAT ATACAATcgcaaaaaatagaaattaagGCACAAAGCAAAGTTGGCTCTTTGGATAATGTAAAGCACAAGCCCGGTGGCGGTGAAAAGAAGATTTTCGATGATAAGgattatttgaaaaatgttgaacACTCTGTTGCACTGACAACACCACCAACACAG TTCGCTGCGCAAGGTCGCTTGGTGGCCACCATACACCTAGAATTCGGTCTTTGTAACTCTGACTGTGTGTGTAACGATATATTTGAGTCGCTTTTTAAGTGA
- the LOC132787688 gene encoding formin-J isoform X11, producing the protein MADVMEKSSVLEAAVPTTMADPRPTQPTLQQEAQLQQPQLPLLQQQQQQQQQQQPPQQLQQQQQPQQKVEPAQATRAGHEQKEGDNDSGVDESTQEKDRNGPNSPSSPVKTPTSSSSKPDKSGISRPPSATPSNKSASKSRSTSKNRLLLKTPEPEPAKKVPMNKVQVGHAPSPNLKAVRSKIGSLDNATYKPGGGNVKIESKKIDIKAAPRIEAKNDKYMPKGGEKKYWKAPRIQRATTLTSSMSLPAECLVLSVSMPSLNSEPKRPKSAGAKKKPGQAVHPKPFRLY; encoded by the exons ATGGCGGATGTCATGGAGAAAAGCTCTGTGCTGGAAGCTGCTgtgccaacaacaatggccGACCCGCGCCCCACGCAGCCCACGCTGCAACAGGAAGCGCAGCTCCAACAGCCGCAGTTACcattgttgcaacaacaacaacagcaacaacaacaacaacaaccgccgcagcaactacaacaacaacaacaaccacaacagaaAGTGGAGCCGGCTCAAGCGACTCGAGCTGGACACGAGCAGAAAG AAGGTGACAATGACAGCGGCGTGGATGAGTCCACTCAAGAGAAG GATCGCAACGGACCGAATTCACCGAGTTCACCGGTTAAGACGCCCACATCGAGCTCCTCGAAGCCAGACAAGTCGGGCATCTCCAGGCCACCGAGTGCCACACCGTCGAATAAATCAGCATCCAAGTCGCGCAGCACCTCCAAGAATCGTCTGCTGCTCAAGACACCCGAACCCGAGCCGGCCAAGAAAG TTCCAATGAACAAGGTACAGGTTGGCCATGCGCCGTCGCCCAATCTGAAGGCGGTACGTTCGAAAATCGGTTCGCTGGATAATGCCACCTACAAACCAGGCGGCGGTAATGTGAAAATCGAGTCGAAGAAGATCGACATTAAGGCTGCACCACGCATCGAGGCCAAGAACGACAAATATATGCCCAAAGGCGGCGAGAAGAAG TATTGGAAGGCTCCGCGCATACAACGTGCCACAACATTGACCTCATCGATGTCATTGCCAGCGGAATGCTTGGTGTTGTCTGTATCCATGCCATCGCTAAACTCCGAGCCCAAGCGCCCCAAGAGTGCGGGCGCCAAAAAGAAGCCCGGACAGGCTGTGCATCCGAAGCCCTTCCGTTTGTATTGA
- the LOC132787688 gene encoding microtubule-associated protein tau isoform X7 produces MSDTDAMRPALGPPQPRPPFAGARPMVGVGPRPPMPPNMVGRPMPPPLRPTDSKSNLLMGPPPPMRPGMPPPQLSQQSMQQARLPNAGGGGPLSPPGQGPPRPQGQGFPWSAGPPPPGARPPQNMQRPPPPTFARPMPGQPLQAPFRPQLYNPQGPQGQPQPQQQQQQPHQQLPQQLRPPSSAGMHNDNDDDDVIMGQAVTPLKTFNMRSDPMGSPLLEETEPPFDTSTPSPTDALLKKGDNDSGVDESTQEKDRNGPNSPSSPVKTPTSSSSKPDKSGISRPPSATPSNKSASKSRSTSKNRLLLKTPEPEPAKKVPMNKVQVGHAPSPNLKAVRSKIGSLDNATYKPGGGNVKIESKKIDIKAAPRIEAKNDKYMPKGGEKKIVTTKLQWNAKSKIGSLDNAAHKPGGGDKKIETLKMNFNDKAKSKVGSKDNVKHQPGGGDIKDNDAKDIQSQKIEIKAQSKVGSLDNVKHKPGGGEKKIFDDKDYLKNVEHSVALTTPPTQFAAQGRLVATIHLEFGLCNSDCVCNDIFESLFK; encoded by the exons ATGAGTGATACCGATGCG ATGCGACCAGCGCTTGGTCCGCCCCAGCCGCGACCTCCATTCGCCGGCGCCCGTCCCATGGTCGGTGTGGGTCCACGCCCGCCCATGCCCCCGAATATGGTGGGCAGACCgatgccgccgccgctgcggCCCACAGACAGCAAGAGCAATCTGCTGATGGGTCCGCCACCGCCCATGAGACCGGGCATGCCCCCGCCGCAGCTCAGTCAGCAGAGCATGCAGCAAGCGCGTTTGCCCAATGCCGGTGGAGGAGGACCCTTAAGTCCACCGGGACAGGGACCGCCCAGGCCACAAGGCCAAGGCTTCCCATGGTCAGCTGGACCGCCGCCGCCAGGCGCTAGACCACCACAGAACATGCAACGACCGCCGCCGCCAACATTTGCACGTCCCATGCCCGGGCAGCCATTGCAGGCGCCCTTCCGACCCCAGCTCTACAATCCACAGGGGCCACAGGGGCAACCCCAaccccaacagcagcagcagcagccgcatcaACAGCTGCCACAACAGCTGCGACCACCGTCGTCGGCGGGCATGCACaacgataatgatgatgatgatgtcatCATGGGTCAGGCGGTGACGCCGCTGAAGACGTTCAACATGCGCAGCGATCCGATGGGTTCGCCCCTGCTGGAGGAAACGGAGCCACCATTTGACACCAGCACACCGTCGCCCACAGATGCGTTGCTCAAGA AAGGTGACAATGACAGCGGCGTGGATGAGTCCACTCAAGAGAAG GATCGCAACGGACCGAATTCACCGAGTTCACCGGTTAAGACGCCCACATCGAGCTCCTCGAAGCCAGACAAGTCGGGCATCTCCAGGCCACCGAGTGCCACACCGTCGAATAAATCAGCATCCAAGTCGCGCAGCACCTCCAAGAATCGTCTGCTGCTCAAGACACCCGAACCCGAGCCGGCCAAGAAAG TTCCAATGAACAAGGTACAGGTTGGCCATGCGCCGTCGCCCAATCTGAAGGCGGTACGTTCGAAAATCGGTTCGCTGGATAATGCCACCTACAAACCAGGCGGCGGTAATGTGAAAATCGAGTCGAAGAAGATCGACATTAAGGCTGCACCACGCATCGAGGCCAAGAACGACAAATATATGCCCAAAGGCGGCGAGAAGAAG ATAGTTACAACAAAGTTGCAGTGGAATGCCAAGTCGAAAATTGGCTCATTGGACAATGCGGCACATAAGCCTGGTGGCGGCGACAAGAAGATCGAGACACTGAAAATGAACTTCAATGACAAGGCCAAGTCAAAGGTTGGCTCCAAGGACAATGTGAAGCATCAGCCCGGCGGTGGCGACATCAAG GATAACGACGCAAAGGAT ATACAATcgcaaaaaatagaaattaagGCACAAAGCAAAGTTGGCTCTTTGGATAATGTAAAGCACAAGCCCGGTGGCGGTGAAAAGAAGATTTTCGATGATAAGgattatttgaaaaatgttgaacACTCTGTTGCACTGACAACACCACCAACACAG TTCGCTGCGCAAGGTCGCTTGGTGGCCACCATACACCTAGAATTCGGTCTTTGTAACTCTGACTGTGTGTGTAACGATATATTTGAGTCGCTTTTTAAGTGA
- the LOC132787688 gene encoding uncharacterized protein LOC132787688 isoform X3: protein MFGSTSTSKERNGEKLVSASGYVDYAEPYESSDQPKQQGSSEFVQRSTVEQVNPPATQQRAQANANYAQPNPSYNTDPERRAQQPVTYTEPERIAVQRAQPNPSYVQPNPVHVDAERSVPQRAQQPSADFTRLRSNVLPVEQAQHNPKERTLSTNYNTNSTANSSADYVLKERSNAKFVLPSQMRPALGPPQPRPPFAGARPMVGVGPRPPMPPNMVGRPMPPPLRPTDSKSNLLMGPPPPMRPGMPPPQLSQQSMQQARLPNAGGGGPLSPPGQGPPRPQGQGFPWSAGPPPPGARPPQNMQRPPPPTFARPMPGQPLQAPFRPQLYNPQGPQGQPQPQQQQQQPHQQLPQQLRPPSSAGMHNDNDDDDVIMGQAVTPLKTFNMRSDPMGSPLLEETEPPFDTSTPSPTDALLKKGDNDSGVDESTQEKDRNGPNSPSSPVKTPTSSSSKPDKSGISRPPSATPSNKSASKSRSTSKNRLLLKTPEPEPAKKVPMNKVQVGHAPSPNLKAVRSKIGSLDNATYKPGGGNVKIESKKIDIKAAPRIEAKNDKYMPKGGEKKIVTTKLQWNAKSKIGSLDNAAHKPGGGDKKIETLKMNFNDKAKSKVGSKDNVKHQPGGGDIKDNDAKDIQSQKIEIKAQSKVGSLDNVKHKPGGGEKKIFDDKDYLKNVEHSVALTTPPTQSPQPSMTASTSGADENLNQQS, encoded by the exons ATGTTTGGCAGCACATCAACGTCTAAGGAGCGCAATGGAGAGAAGCTTGTCTCCGCTTCCGGGTATGTGGACTATGCGGAACCTTACGAGAGCAGCGATCAACCCAAGCAGCAGGGGAGCTCGGAGTTTGTACAACGCTCCACGGTGGAGCAAGTGAATCCGCCAGCTACACAACAACGCGCTCAAGCGAATGCTAATTATGCTCAGCCTAATCCCAGTTACAACACAGACCCAGAGCGACGTGCTCAGCAGCCTGTAACTTATACAGAACCTGAGCGCATTGCTGTCCAGCGTGCACAGCCTAATCCCAGCTACGTTCAGCCCAATCCCGTTCATGTCGATGCGGAACGCAGCGTGCCACAGCGAGCACAACAACCCAGTGCCGACTTCACTCGACTGCGCAGCAATGTGCTGCCCGTGGAACAGGCGCAACACAATCCGAAAGAACGCACGCTTAGCACCAACTACAACACAAATTCCACAGCCAATTCAAGTGCCGACTATGTGCTTAAAGAACGCTCCAATGCGAAATTTGTTTTGCCCTCGCAGATGCGACCAGCGCTTGGTCCGCCCCAGCCGCGACCTCCATTCGCCGGCGCCCGTCCCATGGTCGGTGTGGGTCCACGCCCGCCCATGCCCCCGAATATGGTGGGCAGACCgatgccgccgccgctgcggCCCACAGACAGCAAGAGCAATCTGCTGATGGGTCCGCCACCGCCCATGAGACCGGGCATGCCCCCGCCGCAGCTCAGTCAGCAGAGCATGCAGCAAGCGCGTTTGCCCAATGCCGGTGGAGGAGGACCCTTAAGTCCACCGGGACAGGGACCGCCCAGGCCACAAGGCCAAGGCTTCCCATGGTCAGCTGGACCGCCGCCGCCAGGCGCTAGACCACCACAGAACATGCAACGACCGCCGCCGCCAACATTTGCACGTCCCATGCCCGGGCAGCCATTGCAGGCGCCCTTCCGACCCCAGCTCTACAATCCACAGGGGCCACAGGGGCAACCCCAaccccaacagcagcagcagcagccgcatcaACAGCTGCCACAACAGCTGCGACCACCGTCGTCGGCGGGCATGCACaacgataatgatgatgatgatgtcatCATGGGTCAGGCGGTGACGCCGCTGAAGACGTTCAACATGCGCAGCGATCCGATGGGTTCGCCCCTGCTGGAGGAAACGGAGCCACCATTTGACACCAGCACACCGTCGCCCACAGATGCGTTGCTCAAGA AAGGTGACAATGACAGCGGCGTGGATGAGTCCACTCAAGAGAAG GATCGCAACGGACCGAATTCACCGAGTTCACCGGTTAAGACGCCCACATCGAGCTCCTCGAAGCCAGACAAGTCGGGCATCTCCAGGCCACCGAGTGCCACACCGTCGAATAAATCAGCATCCAAGTCGCGCAGCACCTCCAAGAATCGTCTGCTGCTCAAGACACCCGAACCCGAGCCGGCCAAGAAAG TTCCAATGAACAAGGTACAGGTTGGCCATGCGCCGTCGCCCAATCTGAAGGCGGTACGTTCGAAAATCGGTTCGCTGGATAATGCCACCTACAAACCAGGCGGCGGTAATGTGAAAATCGAGTCGAAGAAGATCGACATTAAGGCTGCACCACGCATCGAGGCCAAGAACGACAAATATATGCCCAAAGGCGGCGAGAAGAAG ATAGTTACAACAAAGTTGCAGTGGAATGCCAAGTCGAAAATTGGCTCATTGGACAATGCGGCACATAAGCCTGGTGGCGGCGACAAGAAGATCGAGACACTGAAAATGAACTTCAATGACAAGGCCAAGTCAAAGGTTGGCTCCAAGGACAATGTGAAGCATCAGCCCGGCGGTGGCGACATCAAG GATAACGACGCAAAGGAT ATACAATcgcaaaaaatagaaattaagGCACAAAGCAAAGTTGGCTCTTTGGATAATGTAAAGCACAAGCCCGGTGGCGGTGAAAAGAAGATTTTCGATGATAAGgattatttgaaaaatgttgaacACTCTGTTGCACTGACAACACCACCAACACAG AGTCCACAACCATCCATGACGGCTTCAACAAGCGGCGCTGATGAAAATTTGAATCAACAAagttaa
- the LOC132787688 gene encoding microtubule-associated protein tau isoform X4 produces the protein MFGSTSTSKERNGEKLVSASGYVDYAEPYESSDQPKQQGSSEFVQRSTVEQVNPPATQQRAQANANYAQPNPSYNTDPERRAQQPVTYTEPERIAVQRAQPNPSYVQPNPVHVDAERSVPQRAQQPSADFTRLRSNVLPVEQAQHNPKERTLSTNYNTNSTANSSADYVLKERSNAKFVLPSQMRPALGPPQPRPPFAGARPMVGVGPRPPMPPNMVGRPMPPPLRPTDSKSNLLMGPPPPMRPGMPPPQLSQQSMQQARLPNAGGGGPLSPPGQGPPRPQGQGFPWSAGPPPPGARPPQNMQRPPPPTFARPMPGQPLQAPFRPQLYNPQGPQGQPQPQQQQQQPHQQLPQQLRPPSSAGMHNDNDDDDVIMGQAVTPLKTFNMRSDPMGSPLLEETEPPFDTSTPSPTDALLKKGDNDSGVDESTQEKDRNGPNSPSSPVKTPTSSSSKPDKSGISRPPSATPSNKSASKSRSTSKNRLLLKTPEPEPAKKVPMNKVQVGHAPSPNLKAVRSKIGSLDNATYKPGGGNVKIESKKIDIKAAPRIEAKNDKYMPKGGEKKIVTTKLQWNAKSKIGSLDNAAHKPGGGDKKIETLKMNFNDKAKSKVGSKDNVKHQPGGGDIKIQSQKIEIKAQSKVGSLDNVKHKPGGGEKKIFDDKDYLKNVEHSVALTTPPTQSPQPSMTASTSGADENLNQQS, from the exons ATGTTTGGCAGCACATCAACGTCTAAGGAGCGCAATGGAGAGAAGCTTGTCTCCGCTTCCGGGTATGTGGACTATGCGGAACCTTACGAGAGCAGCGATCAACCCAAGCAGCAGGGGAGCTCGGAGTTTGTACAACGCTCCACGGTGGAGCAAGTGAATCCGCCAGCTACACAACAACGCGCTCAAGCGAATGCTAATTATGCTCAGCCTAATCCCAGTTACAACACAGACCCAGAGCGACGTGCTCAGCAGCCTGTAACTTATACAGAACCTGAGCGCATTGCTGTCCAGCGTGCACAGCCTAATCCCAGCTACGTTCAGCCCAATCCCGTTCATGTCGATGCGGAACGCAGCGTGCCACAGCGAGCACAACAACCCAGTGCCGACTTCACTCGACTGCGCAGCAATGTGCTGCCCGTGGAACAGGCGCAACACAATCCGAAAGAACGCACGCTTAGCACCAACTACAACACAAATTCCACAGCCAATTCAAGTGCCGACTATGTGCTTAAAGAACGCTCCAATGCGAAATTTGTTTTGCCCTCGCAGATGCGACCAGCGCTTGGTCCGCCCCAGCCGCGACCTCCATTCGCCGGCGCCCGTCCCATGGTCGGTGTGGGTCCACGCCCGCCCATGCCCCCGAATATGGTGGGCAGACCgatgccgccgccgctgcggCCCACAGACAGCAAGAGCAATCTGCTGATGGGTCCGCCACCGCCCATGAGACCGGGCATGCCCCCGCCGCAGCTCAGTCAGCAGAGCATGCAGCAAGCGCGTTTGCCCAATGCCGGTGGAGGAGGACCCTTAAGTCCACCGGGACAGGGACCGCCCAGGCCACAAGGCCAAGGCTTCCCATGGTCAGCTGGACCGCCGCCGCCAGGCGCTAGACCACCACAGAACATGCAACGACCGCCGCCGCCAACATTTGCACGTCCCATGCCCGGGCAGCCATTGCAGGCGCCCTTCCGACCCCAGCTCTACAATCCACAGGGGCCACAGGGGCAACCCCAaccccaacagcagcagcagcagccgcatcaACAGCTGCCACAACAGCTGCGACCACCGTCGTCGGCGGGCATGCACaacgataatgatgatgatgatgtcatCATGGGTCAGGCGGTGACGCCGCTGAAGACGTTCAACATGCGCAGCGATCCGATGGGTTCGCCCCTGCTGGAGGAAACGGAGCCACCATTTGACACCAGCACACCGTCGCCCACAGATGCGTTGCTCAAGA AAGGTGACAATGACAGCGGCGTGGATGAGTCCACTCAAGAGAAG GATCGCAACGGACCGAATTCACCGAGTTCACCGGTTAAGACGCCCACATCGAGCTCCTCGAAGCCAGACAAGTCGGGCATCTCCAGGCCACCGAGTGCCACACCGTCGAATAAATCAGCATCCAAGTCGCGCAGCACCTCCAAGAATCGTCTGCTGCTCAAGACACCCGAACCCGAGCCGGCCAAGAAAG TTCCAATGAACAAGGTACAGGTTGGCCATGCGCCGTCGCCCAATCTGAAGGCGGTACGTTCGAAAATCGGTTCGCTGGATAATGCCACCTACAAACCAGGCGGCGGTAATGTGAAAATCGAGTCGAAGAAGATCGACATTAAGGCTGCACCACGCATCGAGGCCAAGAACGACAAATATATGCCCAAAGGCGGCGAGAAGAAG ATAGTTACAACAAAGTTGCAGTGGAATGCCAAGTCGAAAATTGGCTCATTGGACAATGCGGCACATAAGCCTGGTGGCGGCGACAAGAAGATCGAGACACTGAAAATGAACTTCAATGACAAGGCCAAGTCAAAGGTTGGCTCCAAGGACAATGTGAAGCATCAGCCCGGCGGTGGCGACATCAAG ATACAATcgcaaaaaatagaaattaagGCACAAAGCAAAGTTGGCTCTTTGGATAATGTAAAGCACAAGCCCGGTGGCGGTGAAAAGAAGATTTTCGATGATAAGgattatttgaaaaatgttgaacACTCTGTTGCACTGACAACACCACCAACACAG AGTCCACAACCATCCATGACGGCTTCAACAAGCGGCGCTGATGAAAATTTGAATCAACAAagttaa